In one window of Henckelia pumila isolate YLH828 chromosome 1, ASM3356847v2, whole genome shotgun sequence DNA:
- the LOC140875624 gene encoding putative disease resistance protein At1g50180, translating to MKLLMEKLLRLRLPLIHGFPFKLLSFVTLYFFTNKNPPKFQLKIADFAVHFLLSKLKQLIIHHARLILQAKNQVEMLENDIRLFKAFLKDSAKKRLNNDAVVEFVREIRVVVSEGDYVIVSFVNLAGERRDRDFWKKLGFGGMIKLVGIAKEIGSVRNKVKRIYSAVRRIDFGAIQIRDLPEEAAGTKISLVREDCVIVKKIEGVPVICMHRVGMTALAQTISRNPRIAYDFPICKSRVFLSQGTWSEQEYLGPKQCARIQKEGFLIAFHQGMDTLIAWDEALQVSFLKGKRVTNINIVIATSRGEKLRKFSFGSVCLIVMDDVWYSETCDLLKLSLPDSINAS from the exons ATGAAGCTGTTGATGGAGAAATTACTCCGCCTTCGCCTGCCATTGATCCATGGATTCCCCTTCAAACTTCTTTCCTTTGTTACCTTATACTTCTTCACTAACAAAAACCCTCCAAAATTCCAGCTCAAAATCGCCGATTTTGCTGTCCACTTCCTTCTATCGAAGCTCAAGCAGCTGATTATTCACCATGCCAGGTTGATCCTCCAGGCCAAGAACCAAGTGGAGATGCTGGAGAACGATATACGTTTGTTCAAAGCCTTCCTCAAAGATTCAGCCAAGAAACGCCTCAATAACGACGCAGTCGTGGAATTTGTGCGGGAGATAAGGGTGGTTGTTTCTGAAGGGGATTATGTGATCGTTTCTTTCGTGAATCTAGCGGGGGAGAGGAGGGATCGGGATTTCTGGAAGAAATTAGGGTTTGGTGGAATGATTAAACTTGTTGGGATTGCGAAAGAGATTGGGAGTGTGAGGAATAAAGTGAAAAGAATATATAGCGCTGTTAGAAGGATTGATTTCGGCGCAATACAAATCCGGGATTTGCCTGAAGAAGCTGCTGGAACAAAA ATATCCTTGGTGAGGGAGGACTGTGTGATTGTCAAGAAGATTGAAGGAGTCCCTGtcatttgtatgcatcgagttgGCATGACTGCACTGGCTCAAACAATTTCTCGCAATCCGAGGATTGCATATGATTTTCCAATTTGCAAGTCTAGGGTATTTCTTTCTCAAGGAACATGGTCTGAGCAGGAGTATCTAGGTCCAAAACAGTGTGCACGTATTCAGAAAGAAGGATTCTTGATTGCCTTCCATCAAGGCATGGACACTCTCATTGCATGGGATGAAGCACTTCAAGTCTCTTTTTTGAAGGGCAAAAGAGTGACAAATATCAATATCGTGATAGCTACAAGTCGTGGAGAGAAGTTAAGAAAATTTTCATTCGGCAGTGTGTGTTTGATTGTCATGGATGATGTTTGGTATAGTGAGACATGCGATCTGTTAAAACTGTCTCTTCCGGATAGTATTAATGCTAGCTGA
- the LOC140875190 gene encoding protein-L-isoaspartate O-methyltransferase 1-like isoform X2, with translation MHSTSHSVIAWGCRYRAPIKLSFSYLTPRHLHRRTRELSLPTVAVFSTSTISSGCRLPNRHFTGNSLFSRMERIWTGGGINKNNEMLDHLQRYGVIKSKKTAEVMKSIDRALFVPEGASPYVDSPVQIGYNATISAPHMHATCLELLQNNLKPGMHALDVGSGTGYLTACFAVMVGPQGRAVGVEHIPELVDSSIVNIQKSAAAQLLKEGILSMHAGDGRLGWPQFAPYDAIHVGAAASEIPEALIEQLKPGGRLVIPVGNIFQDLKVVDKNMDGSLSVRSETSVRYVPLTSREAQLRGE, from the exons ATGCATTCCACGTCACACTCCGTAATAGCTTGGGGTTGCCGCTATCGTGCGCCTATCAAGTTATCCTTCTCCTACCTCACTCCTCGCCACCTCCACCGCCGTACACGGGAACTCTCTCTCCCGACGGTCGCCGTCTTCAGTACCTCCACCATATCCTCTGGCTGCCGCTTGCCTAATCGTCACTTCACGGGGAACTCTCTCTTTTCCCGCATGGAG CGGATCTGGACTGGAGGTGGTATCAATAAGAATAATGAAATGCTGGATCATTTGCAGAGATATGGAGTGataaaatcaaagaaaacagctgaaGTAATGAAAAGTATAGACAGAGCATTGTTTGTTCCTGAAGGTGCATCACCTTATGTCGACAGTCCTGTGCAGATAGGTTACAATGCTACTATTTCTGCCCCGCATATGCATGCCACATGCCTCGAATTGTTGCAAAACAATTTGAAACCTGGCATGCACGCTTTGGATGTTGGCTCag GCACTGGGTATTTGACTGCATGCTTTGCAGTCATGGTTGGGCCACAAGGTCGTGCTGTTGGAGTGGAACATATTCCCGAGCTGGTTGACTCCTCTATTGTAAATATCCAAAAGAGTGCAGCTGCCCAACTACTGAAAGAAGGAATCCTATCCATGCATGCTGGCG ATGGAAGACTGGGCTGGCCCCAGTTTGCCCCATACGACGCGATTCACGTTGGAGCAGCAGCATCAGAAATCCCAGAAGCACTTATCGAACAATTGAAGCCGGGCGGACGATTGGTGATCCCTGTTGGGAACATCTTCCAGGATTTGAAAGTGGTGGACAAAAACATGGATGGTTCGCTCAGCGTCCGAAGCGAAACTTCTGTACGCTATGTGCCACTGACGAGCCGAGAAGCTCAACTGAGGGGGGAGTAG
- the LOC140875190 gene encoding protein-L-isoaspartate O-methyltransferase 1-like isoform X1, whose protein sequence is MHSTSHSVIAWGCRYRAPIKLSFSYLTPRHLHRRTRELSLPTVAVFSTSTISSGCRLPNRHFTGNSLFSRMEIMRRTVLSHLISMLFYVSKQRIWTGGGINKNNEMLDHLQRYGVIKSKKTAEVMKSIDRALFVPEGASPYVDSPVQIGYNATISAPHMHATCLELLQNNLKPGMHALDVGSGTGYLTACFAVMVGPQGRAVGVEHIPELVDSSIVNIQKSAAAQLLKEGILSMHAGDGRLGWPQFAPYDAIHVGAAASEIPEALIEQLKPGGRLVIPVGNIFQDLKVVDKNMDGSLSVRSETSVRYVPLTSREAQLRGE, encoded by the exons ATGCATTCCACGTCACACTCCGTAATAGCTTGGGGTTGCCGCTATCGTGCGCCTATCAAGTTATCCTTCTCCTACCTCACTCCTCGCCACCTCCACCGCCGTACACGGGAACTCTCTCTCCCGACGGTCGCCGTCTTCAGTACCTCCACCATATCCTCTGGCTGCCGCTTGCCTAATCGTCACTTCACGGGGAACTCTCTCTTTTCCCGCATGGAG ATAATGAGACGGACGGTCCTGTCACATCTTATCTCAATGTTGTTTTATGTTTCTAAGCAGCGGATCTGGACTGGAGGTGGTATCAATAAGAATAATGAAATGCTGGATCATTTGCAGAGATATGGAGTGataaaatcaaagaaaacagctgaaGTAATGAAAAGTATAGACAGAGCATTGTTTGTTCCTGAAGGTGCATCACCTTATGTCGACAGTCCTGTGCAGATAGGTTACAATGCTACTATTTCTGCCCCGCATATGCATGCCACATGCCTCGAATTGTTGCAAAACAATTTGAAACCTGGCATGCACGCTTTGGATGTTGGCTCag GCACTGGGTATTTGACTGCATGCTTTGCAGTCATGGTTGGGCCACAAGGTCGTGCTGTTGGAGTGGAACATATTCCCGAGCTGGTTGACTCCTCTATTGTAAATATCCAAAAGAGTGCAGCTGCCCAACTACTGAAAGAAGGAATCCTATCCATGCATGCTGGCG ATGGAAGACTGGGCTGGCCCCAGTTTGCCCCATACGACGCGATTCACGTTGGAGCAGCAGCATCAGAAATCCCAGAAGCACTTATCGAACAATTGAAGCCGGGCGGACGATTGGTGATCCCTGTTGGGAACATCTTCCAGGATTTGAAAGTGGTGGACAAAAACATGGATGGTTCGCTCAGCGTCCGAAGCGAAACTTCTGTACGCTATGTGCCACTGACGAGCCGAGAAGCTCAACTGAGGGGGGAGTAG
- the LOC140875190 gene encoding protein-L-isoaspartate O-methyltransferase 1-like isoform X3, translating into MHSTSHSVIAWGCRYRAPIKLSFSYLTPRHLHRRTRELSLPTVAVFSTSTISSGCRLPNRHFTGNSLFSRMERYGVIKSKKTAEVMKSIDRALFVPEGASPYVDSPVQIGYNATISAPHMHATCLELLQNNLKPGMHALDVGSGTGYLTACFAVMVGPQGRAVGVEHIPELVDSSIVNIQKSAAAQLLKEGILSMHAGDGRLGWPQFAPYDAIHVGAAASEIPEALIEQLKPGGRLVIPVGNIFQDLKVVDKNMDGSLSVRSETSVRYVPLTSREAQLRGE; encoded by the exons ATGCATTCCACGTCACACTCCGTAATAGCTTGGGGTTGCCGCTATCGTGCGCCTATCAAGTTATCCTTCTCCTACCTCACTCCTCGCCACCTCCACCGCCGTACACGGGAACTCTCTCTCCCGACGGTCGCCGTCTTCAGTACCTCCACCATATCCTCTGGCTGCCGCTTGCCTAATCGTCACTTCACGGGGAACTCTCTCTTTTCCCGCATGGAG AGATATGGAGTGataaaatcaaagaaaacagctgaaGTAATGAAAAGTATAGACAGAGCATTGTTTGTTCCTGAAGGTGCATCACCTTATGTCGACAGTCCTGTGCAGATAGGTTACAATGCTACTATTTCTGCCCCGCATATGCATGCCACATGCCTCGAATTGTTGCAAAACAATTTGAAACCTGGCATGCACGCTTTGGATGTTGGCTCag GCACTGGGTATTTGACTGCATGCTTTGCAGTCATGGTTGGGCCACAAGGTCGTGCTGTTGGAGTGGAACATATTCCCGAGCTGGTTGACTCCTCTATTGTAAATATCCAAAAGAGTGCAGCTGCCCAACTACTGAAAGAAGGAATCCTATCCATGCATGCTGGCG ATGGAAGACTGGGCTGGCCCCAGTTTGCCCCATACGACGCGATTCACGTTGGAGCAGCAGCATCAGAAATCCCAGAAGCACTTATCGAACAATTGAAGCCGGGCGGACGATTGGTGATCCCTGTTGGGAACATCTTCCAGGATTTGAAAGTGGTGGACAAAAACATGGATGGTTCGCTCAGCGTCCGAAGCGAAACTTCTGTACGCTATGTGCCACTGACGAGCCGAGAAGCTCAACTGAGGGGGGAGTAG
- the LOC140875087 gene encoding F-box protein At5g07610-like, translated as MEIPFQFSPMAKSAEMVASIPDLLSEILLRLPIKSLLRFKLVSKRWFSLISDPRFCQLFDPFPNPAVGLFLPSSAAVHSGEEHHLHHHEFIPFGSEQYSIECIKDHLPASGVRILHSCNGLMLCCSNNSTVTNDDLEYFLFNPTTNKYSSIIPKPDEISKRIRGMYLAFDPVNSFHYKIVSLLLVGGNQESHFQIKVYSSDTNSWLTQGHPFTTSTAANFDKGVYCNSAIHWMFAAGNDESFYYHVHDHTLKQMPSLPLTYSRQCKRDYYLGESCGHLQFIDMRGPRVKLAVYELRTDYSEWFAKYQVDLSHVVAENPAMASLRGSPMFWCCFVFEVLAVVRGGDDGDSFLVLQIPGKVVRYNIVRKIFQDLMEFEGVVGSSLKYPKAGGFQYIRSLGCVSF; from the coding sequence ATGGAAATTCCATTCCAGTTCTCTCCAATGGCGAAATCTGCAGAAATGGTGGCATCCATTCCCGATCTCTTATCTGAAATCTTACTGCGCCTTCCCATCAAATCATTACTTCGTTTCAAATTGGTTTCCAAGCGCTGGTTTTCTCTCATCAGCGATCCAAGATTCTGTCAGCTGTTTGATCCCTTTCCCAACCCGGCAGTTGGCCTCTTCTTGCCTTCTTCAGCCGCAGTTCATTCCGGCGAAGAacatcatcttcatcatcatgAATTTATCCCTTTTGGTTCCGAACAGTACTCTATCGAATGTATCAAAGATCATCTGCCAGCTTCTGGGGTAAGAATCTTGCATTCTTGCAATGGATTGATGCTTTGCTGCAGCAACAACAGTACTGTGACGAATGATGATCTTGAGTACTTCCTTTTCAATCCCACCACCAACAAGTACTCTTCGATCATACCCAAACCAGACGAAATTTCGAAAAGAATTCGTGGGATGTACTTGGCTTTTGATCCTGTCAACTCTTTTCACTACAAAATCGTTTCTTTATTGTTAGTCGGAGGAAATCAGGAATCACATTTCCAGATCAAAGTCTACTCATCCGACACCAATTCTTGGCTCACACAAGGCCATCCCTTCACTACTTCTACGGCCGCAAATTTCGACAAAGGCGTGTATTGCAACAGCGCAATTCATTGGATGTTCGCCGCGGGAAACGACGAGTCTTTTTACTACCATGTCCACGATCATACGCTAAAGCAAATGCCATCTCTGCCTCTCACATACAGCAGACAGTGCAAGAGAGACTACTACTTGGGTGAGTCTTGTGGCCACTTGCAATTCATCGACATGCGCGGTCCCCGAGTGAAACTCGCTGTTTACGAGCTAAGAACCGATTACTCCGAATGGTTCGCCAAGTACCAGGTCGATCTTTCGCATGTTGTGGCAGAGAATCCAGCAATGGCTTCCCTACGGGGCAGCCCCATGTTCTGGTGCTGCTTCGTGTTCGAGGTTTTGGCGGTGGTACGAGGCGGGGACGATGGGGATTCGTTCTTGGTTCTGCAGATTCCTGGGAAAGTGGTGAGATACAACATCGTACGCAAGATTTTCCAAGATTTGATGGAGTTCGAAGGAGTTGTTGGGTCTTCTTTGAAGTATCCAAAAGCTGGTGGGTTTCAGTATATTCGCTCTCTTGGTTGtgtttcattttaa
- the LOC140875971 gene encoding aldehyde oxidase GLOX-like yields the protein MENSNYINTFLINSISINPTLNFLMENKQYHFSSKSLLLAFICLLWNCAIREVLGKGKWQLLLNNTGIVAMHMALTHHNTVLMSDQTESGQAGYQLRRRYNGTRCRGTHGDLQDSACYAHSIEYDVMKNKIRPLNIGTDAWGSSGSILSNGTLVQTGGFGSGSRRIRYFKPCKNGHCDWRQGKKVLSVDRWYASNQLLPEKDDRVIVMGGRSVFSYEFVPKRSNESYNLPFLHETYDRNGGGNNLYPVMHLSSDGNLFVFANRDSILFDYKRNKVVKKYPRIPGNGSRSYPSTGSSVILPLDHSNGFKKVEVMICGGANYGAFSAAKEGRFLKGLRSCGRMVITGNKHKWEMEQLPQSRLMSDMLLLPTGHVLIINGVKQGCDGLDSASNPSLEPYLYKPKKTLGRRFSVLKSTNIARMYRSSAILLPDGRVLVAGSNPNSKYAFNNVRYPTELRLEAFVPAHMGEEFDHQRPRNVSIHINGSDIGVGYGAEFSVHFFLEKKNGSRNEVVFTAYSPPFNTHSASMNQRMLILKCKKMVWGENGGVNAVLEAPSSPKVAPSGYYMLSVVNKGIPSISQWVRFIHD from the coding sequence ATGGAGAATAGCAACTATATAAACACCTTCCTTATTAATAGCATTTCAATAAACCCAACACTCAATTTCCTCATGGAAAATAAACAATACCACTTCTCCTCCAAATCCTTATTATTAGCCTTCATTTGTTTGCTATGGAACTGTGCAATAAGAGAAGTATTGGGGAAGGGAAAATGGCAGCTTCTATTGAACAACACAGGTATTGTGGCAATGCACATGGCCTTAACTCACCACAACACAGTCCTCATGTCAGACCAGACTGAATCAGGCCAGGCCGGCTACCAACTGCGTAGGCGATACAACGGGACACGATGCAGAGGAACACACGGCGATTTGCAAGATTCTGCATGCTATGCGCATTCCATAGAGTATGATGTGATGAAGAACAAGATCAGGCCTCTAAACATCGGAACCGATGCTTGGGGTTCTTCAGGCTCGATTTTGAGCAATGGGACGTTGGTTCAAACTGGTGGCTTTGGTTCTGGTTCGAGAAGGATACGGTACTTTAAGCCGTGTAAGAATGGCCATTGTGATTGGAGACAAGGGAAGAAGGTTTTGTCTGTTGATAGGTGGTATGCTTCGAATCAGTTATTACCGGAGAAGGATGATCGTGTCATTGTCATGGGCGGGAGGAGCGTTTTCTCATATGAATTCGTGCCGAAAAGATCGAATGAGTCTTACAACCTTCCATTTTTGCACGAAACTTATGACAGAAATGGAGGAGGGAACAATCTTTACCCTGTCATGCATCTTTCTTCTGATGGGAATCTTTTCGTTTTTGCAAATAGGGATTCTATTCTTTTCGattataaaagaaataaagtgGTGAAGAAATATCCAAGAATTCCTGGTAATGGATCAAGAAGTTACCCCAGCACAGGATCCTCTGTAATTCTTCCACTAGACCACAGCAATGGATTCAAGAAAGTTGAGGTTATGATCTGTGGCGGAGCGAATTACGGGGCATTCTCTGCAGCCAAAGAGGGCAGATTCTTGAAGGGTTTGAGATCCTGCGGAAGAATGGTTATCACAGGGAATAAACACAAGTGGGAAATGGAACAGCTGCCCCAGTCTCGCCTAATGAGCGACATGCTTCTTCTCCCCACAGGCCATGTTCTTATAATCAATGGAGTTAAACAAGGCTGTGATGGATTGGACTCTGCATCAAATCCCTCCCTCGAACCTTACCTCTACAAGCCAAAGAAAACGCTCGGGAGACGATTCTCGGTGCTCAAATCCACCAACATTGCAAGAATGTACCGCTCGTCAGCCATCCTTTTACCAGATGGAAGAGTTCTTGTAGCTGGTAGCAATCCAAACAGTAAGTATGCCTTCAATAATGTAAGGTATCCCACCGAACTACGTCTGGAGGCATTTGTACCGGCTCATATGGGGGAAGAATTCGATCATCAGAGACCACGAAATGTGTCTATTCACATCAATGGAAGTGATATAGGCGTGGGATATGGGGCAGAATTCAGTGTTCATTTTTTCTTAGAAAAGAAGAATGGATCAAGAAATGAGGTCGTTTTTACAGCGTATTCGCCCCCATTTAACACACATTCCGCATCAATGAACCAGAGGATGCTGATTCTCAAGTGCAAGAAGATGGTGTGGGGTGAGAATGGAGGGGTGAACGCTGTTTTAGAAGCTCCTTCATCTCCCAAAGTGGCACCTTCTGGTTATTACATGCTTAGTGTTGTCAATAAGGGGATTCCTAGCATCTCTCAATGGGTTAGATTCATACATGAttaa
- the LOC140876283 gene encoding E3 ubiquitin-protein ligase RGLG2-like, translating into MGGKSSKNATTGRYSSYGSSSQSWNNHPYPQPSYVQPSHSYTQPPPPTYGGPSYESKRKLERKYSKINDDYNTVEQVTDALSRAGLESSNLIVGIDFTKSNEWTGARSFNRRSLHAIGDEQNPYEQAISIIGRTLSKFDEDNLIPCYGFGDASTHDQEVFSFFPDERFCEGFEEVLTRYRELVPRLRLAGPTSFAPIIEMAITIVENSGGQYHVLLIIADGQVTRSVDTDRGQLSTQERKTVEAIVKASEYPLSIILVGVGDGPWDMMKEFDDNIPARAFDNFQFVNFTEIMSKNMDRSRKEAEFALGALMEIPSQYKATLELNILGASRGKDVNRVPLPPPQYRPTAATASKPPRSSNFYPSAPASRGYDPVAHTSQPASYASDNHLCPVCLTDPKDMAFGCGHQTCCGCGQDLQSCPICRQEIETRIKLY; encoded by the exons ATGGGTGGGAAGAGTTCAAAGAATGCGACCACGGGCCGGTACTCATCTTATGGCTCCAGTTCACAATCATGGAATAATCATCCCTATCCACAGCCATCGTATGTTCAACCGAGTCACAGCTACACACAACCCCCACCGCCAACCTACGGTGGTCCCTCGTATGAGTCCAAGAGAAAATTGGAGAGGAAATACTCTAAAATAAATGACGACTACAACACCGTAGAACAG GTCACTGATGCACTATCACGTGCCGGTCTGGAATCCTCGAATTTAATTGTTGGTATTGATTTCACCAAGAGCAATGAGTGGACAG GTGCGAGGTCGTTTAATCGAAGAAGTTTGCATGCCATTGGAGATGAGCAAAATCCTTATGAACAAGCCATATCAATCATTGGGAGAACATTATCCAAATTTGACGAAGATAATTTAATTCCATGTTATGGTTTTGGAGATG CTTCGACGCATGACCAAGAAGTTTTTAGTTTTTTCCCGGATGAGAGATTCTGTGAAGGCTTTGAGGAAGTGTTGACACGATATAGGGAATTAGTACCTCGATTACGACTCGCAG GGCCAACGTCATTCGCTCCTATCATTGAAATGGCGATCACTATTGTTGAGAACAGCGGTGGCCAGTACCATGTTTTACTGATTATTGCTGATGGACAG GTTACAAGAAGTGTTGACACTGATCGAGGCCAATTGAGTACTCAAGAGAGGAAAACCGTTGAGGCAATAGTTAAAGCCAG TGAGTACCCGTTATCAATTATTTTAGTGGGAGTTGGAGATGGGCCATGGGATATGATGAAGGAATTTGATGACAATATCCCTGCTCGGGCATTTGACAATTTCCAG TTTGTAAACTTCACAGAAATCATGTCAAAAAACATGGACCGATCCAGGAAAGAGGCCGAGTTTGCGCTTGGAGCCTTAATGGAGATACCGTCTCAATATAAAGCAACGTTGGAGCTCAACATTCTTGG TGCTTCTAGAGGGAAGGATGTGAACAGGGTACCTCTTCCCCCTCCCCAATATCGTCCAACTGCTGCTACTGCGTCAAAACCTCCCCGTTCTAGTAATTTCTACCCAAGTGCACCTGCTTCTCGAGGATATGATCCAGTTGCTCATACGAGCCAGCCTGCAAGCTATGCTTCCGATAACCAT CTTTGCCCTGTCTGCCTTACGGATCCAAAGGATATGGCGTTTGGCTGTGGACATCAG ACGTGTTGTGGATGTGGCCAAGACCTGCAATCATGCCCAATCTGCCGACAGGAAATTGAAACAAGGATAAAGCTTTACTAA